In bacterium, one DNA window encodes the following:
- a CDS encoding 2-isopropylmalate synthase: MAAKKHGWKAPWLQKVKAKPPKGEKEHSLVDVDEPNLYRDQFPYCEIPKLAFDGETVPLAPAEEIWVTDTTFRDGQQARPPYTVDDIVHVYDLLHKLGGPKGVVRQSEFFLYSDKDREALKKCQERGYEYPEITGWIRAVPADFELVKQVGLEETGILTSISDYHIFMKFKKTRAQVVEDFMKVIGAAAEAGLKAIRCHFEDMTRADFWGTVVPFAERLMRFSEDTGMKIKIRICDTMGYGVPWAEAALPRSVPKMVYYLRTELGIPHDQLEFHGHNDFHLVLANPVAAWLYGCAAANCSLLGIGERTGNSPLEALCVKYASLKGTTDGMDMTAIKEIGEYFEKNMGWPVPSNYPFVGRDFNVTRAGIHADGVIKNEEIYNIFDTACILNRPLGISVTDKSGVAGVALWLNQYLGLEGDKQIDKRHPGIQAIAKWVEEQYGARRTTAISSEEMLEQAKRRMPDLFA; encoded by the coding sequence ATGGCGGCTAAAAAGCACGGTTGGAAAGCCCCCTGGCTCCAAAAGGTGAAGGCCAAACCGCCGAAGGGCGAGAAAGAGCACTCCCTGGTCGACGTCGACGAGCCCAACCTCTACCGCGACCAATTTCCGTACTGCGAAATCCCCAAGTTGGCCTTCGACGGCGAAACGGTCCCGCTCGCGCCGGCCGAGGAAATCTGGGTTACGGACACGACGTTCCGCGACGGCCAGCAGGCGCGGCCTCCCTACACCGTCGACGACATCGTACACGTCTACGACCTGCTCCACAAACTGGGCGGCCCCAAAGGCGTCGTCCGCCAGTCCGAATTTTTCCTGTACAGCGACAAAGACCGCGAGGCCCTGAAGAAGTGCCAGGAGCGCGGCTACGAGTACCCCGAGATAACGGGCTGGATACGCGCCGTACCGGCGGACTTCGAGCTGGTCAAACAGGTGGGGCTGGAGGAGACCGGCATCCTGACGTCCATCTCCGACTACCACATCTTCATGAAGTTCAAGAAGACGCGGGCGCAAGTGGTGGAGGACTTCATGAAGGTCATCGGCGCCGCCGCGGAGGCGGGCCTGAAGGCCATCCGGTGTCACTTCGAGGATATGACCCGCGCCGATTTCTGGGGTACCGTCGTGCCGTTCGCGGAACGGCTGATGCGGTTCTCCGAAGACACCGGCATGAAAATAAAGATCCGCATCTGCGACACCATGGGCTACGGCGTACCGTGGGCCGAGGCGGCGCTGCCGCGCAGCGTCCCGAAGATGGTATACTACCTCCGCACCGAACTCGGGATACCGCACGACCAGCTCGAATTCCACGGCCACAACGACTTCCACCTGGTACTCGCGAACCCGGTGGCCGCGTGGCTTTACGGCTGCGCCGCGGCCAACTGCTCGTTGTTGGGCATCGGCGAACGGACCGGCAACTCGCCGCTCGAGGCGCTGTGCGTCAAGTACGCCAGCCTCAAGGGCACCACCGACGGTATGGACATGACGGCCATCAAAGAGATCGGGGAGTACTTCGAGAAGAACATGGGTTGGCCCGTGCCCTCCAACTACCCGTTCGTCGGCCGCGACTTCAACGTCACCCGCGCCGGCATTCACGCCGACGGCGTTATCAAGAACGAGGAAATTTACAACATCTTCGACACGGCTTGCATCCTCAACCGGCCGCTGGGCATCTCGGTCACGGATAAATCGGGCGTGGCCGGCGTCGCGCTGTGGCTCAACCAGTACCTCGGCCTGGAAGGCGACAAGCAGATAGACAAACGTCACCCCGGGATACAGGCCATCGCGAAATGGGTGGAAGAGCAGTACGGGGCCCGCAGGACGACGGCCATATCCAGCGAAGAGATGCTCGAGCAAGCCAAACGGCGCATGCCCGACCTCTTCGCCTAA